ATTAGGTTTTACGCCAAGTAGCTTTGTAAAGGGGCTCATCCATTTAGAAAAAATGGCGAGCCACTGTAAATCTTTCATTATTTGAATAAACATCATAATAGGAATCACGATCATAGCAAGTTGCACAATTCCAAATAAAGCACTCTCTATACCATTTAACACAATATGACCGTACCCTTCGATCGTTTCTGTTCTACTAGAAGGTATAAAACCATACGCAGCTTTCTCGTCGCCACCTTGCCAAAATAGGTGAATAAGCCACGCAGACATAAAGGCAAGCCCAAGACGGACAATCAACACGATAGATATCCTTAAGCCAACTTGTTTAGCCACCGCTGATTCAATGAAAAGGTTATGGGAAAATGAGAGCATCACAGCTAGAATAAACACTTGTTTCACTGTTAAATCCATGCTCAGAATGGCACCTATTCCAGCATACAAATTGAGCACATTTCCTAAAACAAGCGGAATAGCGGCTTCACCAGTTAAGCCAATCCACCCCATAAATGGGGATAAGATTTTTGTTAGCCAATCCATCACCACGGTATGCCCCAGTATCGTGACGATTAATGTGACAGGAAAAATAATTTTTCCGAGCTTCCACGTCGTTAGAAGGCCGCTTTTCAAACCATTTTTTAATGTCTTCATCCAGCTAGGCCTCCCTTCTGTTCACGTAAAAAGCGTTACTTCTTTTTCCTCGGTTTACGTCGTTTTTGTTTATTCGATTTAGAAGAAGTGCCATCATCTAAATAACGCGGGGCTGACAGTCCTGTTTTTCGGCGGTATATAAGAATAATAATGCCACCGATTACCGTAATTATAGACACGACTTGGGCCGTTTTGAGCACATCAAAAATAAGTAAATAATCTGTTCTAATGGCTTCGATAAAAAATCGGCCCACTGAATACCAAATAGCGTACGTAATAAACAATTCACCACGCCGCAAGTTAACGCGACGCAACCATAACAAGAGAATAAATCCGGCAATGTTCCAAAGAGATTCGTATAAAAATGTCGGGTGATGATAAGCACCTTGTATATACATTTGATTAATAATGAAATCCGGAAGCATCAAGTTCTCTAAAAAGCTTCTAGACACTTCACCACCGTATACTTCTTGATTCATAAAATTTCCCCAGCGTCCAATAGCCTGCCCTAGTATAATACTCGGTGCAGCAATATCTGCAATCTTCCAAAAAGATAAGCCTTTTATTCTCGCAAAAATGTAAGCTGTTAAAAGAGCACCTATTAACCCACCATGAATGGCAAGTCCACCTTCCCAAATATAAAACATGCTAACAGGGTCTTCCGCAAAATGATCCCATCGGAAAATGACATAATAAATTCTAGCCCCTATAATAGCAGCCGGTAACGCGAAAAGCAGCAAATCGGCAAACATATCGGTAGGCATGCCCCGCTTCTTAGCCTCACGGTTAGCAATTAAATAGCCGATGAAAGCTCCAAGTCCAATCAATAATCCGTACCAATAAACAGTGAGTGGTCCAAGTTCAAACGCAACTGGATTCAAAGGTTGGGTCGTTCCGATAAACATATGTACACCTCTTTTTTTAATAATGGTTTCTCACTATGTCCTGTTAACTACGTTAGTAACACCTTATTTCATATGGCAAAATAAACAACATAGTAAAAAACCATGACGCGTTATAAGCAAATTGTTTCAGGCAGCAGGCTAAGCTACCAACTGCCCATTCATCTAATAATGTATCACACATGTGAATGATTGTTGAAGAAAATACCTTTGACTAAAATAGAGCTTACCTTTCCTTATATGTCTATTCCAGTTGTGAGCTTTGTCTAGGATTGGATTAATACTCTTCTCTGTCACTTTCTTCAATAACATGATTAAGCCGTTCAGAGAACTGTTCTGCTGCATTAATCCCCATTCGTTTCAAGCGAAAATTCATCGCTGCCACTTCAATAATAACAGCTAAATTTCGCCCCGGCCTCACAGGGAGTGTTATTTTAGGTAAATCAGTATCAAAAATTCGAATGGTTTCTTCATCTAATCCGAGACGATCGTACTGTTTTTTCTGATCCCATATTTCTAAGTCTATGGTTAATCCGATTCGCTTGAAATTTCTAACAGACCCGGCCCCAAAAAGCGTCATCACATTGATAATTCCAAGCCCTCGAATTTCTAACAAGTGTTTAATCAACTCCGGAGCTCTACCTACGAGGACATTATCATGTTCCTCCCTAATTTCAACAGAATCATCCGCCACGAGACGATGTCCCCTTCTAACAAGATCCAGCGCCGTTTCACTTTTTCCTACCCCACTTGATCCAGTGATGAGAACGCCTATTCCATAAATATCAATTAAAACCCCATGTACTGCTGTCATTGGCGCTAAACGACTTTCTAAAAATGTTGTCAGTTGACTGCTCAAACGTGTTGTCGTCATTGGTGAGGAAAGAACAGGGACCCCAACTCTATCTGCCGCTTCAATGAGGTGTTCAGGCGCTTCCATTCCTCTTGAAAGAATGATTGCCGGTGTATCGTACGTGCAAAGGCCTTCCATCCTATCGACCTGAGCCTCTTCATCTAATTCGTCATAGAACGACATCTCCGTTTTACCTAATAATTGAATGCGTTTAGCCGGATAATATGTAAAATATCCGGCCATTTCCATACCAGGCCGTGATATATCACTTGTCGTTACTGGTCGAAATGCTACGGCTTCTTCATCATTTAACAATTTGAATTTGAATTCTTCTATTAAATCTTTTGCTGTCACTTCTCCCATAGAAAAGCGCCTCCTTCTAGTTGATGACCTCTAGTTAGTCACTACGTTTATTTTAGCATACCCATCATCTATCCGTTTGCAAAACATGAACTTGAATTTAAAGGAGATTGTTTTACCATAATCGTTAATGTTAAGCACCTTGCCCAGCTTATCCTTTCATTAGTTAGAAAATATCGTCTCTTTTTGTAAACTAGGATGTTATTTTCTAATAGAGATAAAGCTAAGCTTCAATCAGTGGGAGTTTTACTGCCCCTTAAGAGTGGGATAAAATTTAGAGATTACTGTCACGCCTTACAAATGACTCTATACTAAAAAACTCCGGTCAGACTAATAATTAGCCGAACGGAGTCATTAGTTATCTTTTTGTAAGGGGATCAACGATAAATGAATGAATAAGCGCACTAAGGATGGCGAAAATGATCGCTACAACAATAGCTAAACCAAAGCCTTGGATGACAAAACTGCTTCCCATAATAGACGCAGTAAGCATCAATGTGACAGCATTAATAACGAAAAGGAACAAGCCAAGAGTTATAACCGTAACAGGCAAGGTCAAGACGACTAATATTGGTTTCACAATTAGATTCACGATAGCTAGAATGACACTTGCCATTATTGCTGAGGAAATGCTTGCTACTTCTACTCCTTGGAAAAAATGAGCGATAATAAGAAGAACCGCTGCATTTACGATAATTTGCAGAAGCCATCCCATTCTCACGCCACATCCATTTCATCTGGAATAACAAATATACCGATAACATAGGCTAAAATAATCCCCACATTAAATGGGATAATGAGAAAAAGCAAAACTATTCTTACAATCGTAGGATCAATATTGAAATAGTGACCTAACCCGCCACATATTCCTGCTAGTTTACGGTCATGACTCGTTCGGTATAAGCGCTTCATTTTCTGCTTCTCTCCTTTGACACTTCGTTAATTTTGAATAGATATCGTCCCTGTAGCTACTTCAGCCTCAATAAAAAAACGCGATTCAGCTTGTTTATTTGAGAGGAAAGACATTTTTTTGCTAGCAAATTCCTTTTTCTCGTCAATAACTGACATGGCAGGCAAATCACATTTAATGCCTCCAACAGAAGACTTCAATTCTCCCTCTACCTTGATATCCTTAGGGAGATTGACATTCACACTGCCTGTCGTCGTTTTAATATAAGCTCTAGCATCTGATTTGTTTAAAAGGGTATAATGAATGGTACCATTAAGTGTTTCAGCTTCTAAATCCCCTTTTACAGTATTAATAGTAACAGTACCATTCATTGTCTTTACATCGCACTGTTTAGCATTTAAATGGTCAATTGAAATCGCGCCATTAACCGTTTCTACTTGCACACTCTCTGCAGTTAGTTCGTTAAATGTGATTTTCCCGTTGACTGTACGACTGTCAATACTCCTTACCGTCACATTTTCCCCTGCAATTTTACCATTAAACGCATAAAGAGTGATTTTTTCCAGTTCTTTTTTTGGTACGTATATAATCGTGTTAACTTTCATCGTTTTTTTACGTGATTCAAGTTTAAGTTTTTCATCATTATAATGAAACGTGACGTCGTTTAAAAATTGTCTCCGAGCTTCTTCCGTATCGCGCACCTTATACACTTTCACACGGCATTCCACGCGTATGTCCTTTTCTTCCCAGGGGCAAAACGTAATATTCCCATTCTCTATATGGATGTTCACATCTTTTACAGACGCATCACGATGCTGAAAAATGTGATGTACGTCAACAGCTGATCCAAAATTAAAATCTAAATCTACTTCCTTTATCTTTTGAACCGCTTCATCAATAAACTCTGAAAACTTCGTAGCAAACGAAGAGGACTTTTCCTGCGAGCGACGATACCCATCTTTATCCCATTTAACATCTTTCGTCATATAATAGTCGGTCTGTTTTTTACGCGGATCGGTTTCACTGTCCATAGCATTCGTTTCACTATGAGGTCCTTTAGCTTGTTTTGCTGATTTAGGTTGCTCTGGTGTGGGGTCACCCTTATCATTTTCCTTCAATGCATTTAGGAGCTGTAATCCTTCCTCAGCAGAAATTTTCCCATCTTCAATCATCTTTAGTATCATCTTTCTCTCTTCATGCATAGGGAATTCCTCCTTTTAGTATTAATCATAAGTTACGTGATAATAGAGGTTAAGGTTTCAAAAATGGCGAGCTTTTGAGATGAATTATCTAGGTAGGATTCGGACGTATAAGTGTGTTTAACCTCTTCAATTTCTATTATAAAGTCTTATTACTAAAGTTAACACTAAAAGACTGGTTTTGTATGTGTTGCCATGAAAGAATTCCCTGGATACACCCGTATCCAGGGGCTCGTTATGAAGCGGAACCAGCCTGCTCTTTTTCTTTCATTCTTTCTGCCATTCTAGCCCGTTCTCGTTCTAGTACAGGCTTTAAATAGTTGCCTGTATAGGAGCCTTTCACTTTGGCCACCTCTTCAGGAGTCCCTTGAGCCACGATTGTGCCCCCTTTATCTCCACCTTCTGGCCCAAGGTCAATAATGTGATCCACTGTTTTAATTACATCTAAATTATGTTCAATGACAAGTACCGTATCACCGTTATCAACAAGACGCTGGAGTACTTTCAATAGACGATCAATATCAGCCACATGTAAGCCTGTGGTCGGTTCATCTAAAATGTAAAACGTCTTTCCGTTAGAACGCCTGTGTAATTGTGAAGCCAGTTTAACACGCTGCGCTTCACCACCTGATAAGGTTGTAGCCGGCTGTCCAAGCTTCATATAGCCGAGACCTACATCATAAAGGGTTTGAACTTTTCGCTTAATACGAGGGATATTTTCAAAAAACTCTAACGAATCTTCTACCGTCATCGCTAATACATCAGAAATATTTTTACCTTTGTAAGTCACTTCTAATGTTTCACGATTATAACGTTTTCCTTGACATTCTTCACATGGCACATAGACATCAGGGAGGAAATGCATCTCAATTTTTATAATGCCGTCACCTCGACAAGCCTCACATCGGCCGCCTTTCACATTGAAGCTAAAACGCCCTTTTTTATACCCTCTTACCTTCGCTTCATTTGTCATGGCAAACATATCCCGTATATCATCAAAAACGCCCGTATAAGTGGCTGGATTTGAACGCGGTGTTCTGCCGATTGGAGATTGGTTAATGTCAACAACTTTCTCTAATTGTTCGATCCCCTCAACCGTATTAACTTTACCAGGCTTCGCTTTTGCAGTTGTTAATTTTTGTGCCAACGATTTATACAAAATATCGTTAATAAGTGTACTTTTCCCAGAGCCGGACACACCTGTGACAGCCATTAATACTCCTAGTGGGAGAGTAACATTTGTCTTTTTAAGGTTATTTTCTTCTGCCCCTTTTATCTGTAATTTACGCCCGTCTGGTTGACGTCTTTCCACCGGCAACGGAATAAATTTGTCTCCAGATAAGTATTGACCCGTTAAAGAATGAGGGTCTCTCATCACTTCTTCTGGTGTTCCTATTGAACAAATTTCCCCACCATGAACACCAGCACCTGGCCCAACATCTATTAAATAATCCGCAGCCATCATTGTATCCTCATCATGTTCAACAACAATTAGTGTATTCCCTAAATCACGCATTCGTTCTAGCGTTTTAATGAGCCGGTGATTATCTCTTTGATGAAGGCCAATGGAAGGTTCGTCAAGGATATATAAGACACCCATTAATGATGAGCCAATTTGTGTAGCTAATCGGATCCGCTGGGCTTCTCCGCCGGAAAGTGTTCCAGCTGCACGAGAAAGCGATAAATAGTCTAGTCCTACGTTAATTAAAAAGCCAAGTCTTTCTTCAATTTCTCGCAAAATCATCTTGGCAATTGCCATTTCTTTAGTCGTTAAATTGAGGGTTTCAAAAAAGGCTTTCGCTTCTGTAATTGAAAGATTCGTTACTTCCCCAATATGACGATTATTCATTTTAACTGATAATGCTTCTTTTGTTAGCCGATTCCCTTTACATGTTGGACAAGGCTTTTGTGCCATGTACCCTTCCATTTGTTCACGAATATAATCCGAGCTTGTTTCATGATAGCGACGGGAAATATTCTCTAAAACACCTTCAAAATAAATCTCTTTTTCTCTTACTCGACCAAATTCATTTTCATAACGAAAATAGATTTTTTCCCTTCCACTGCCATGTAAGATTTTGTCCAGTTGCTTGTTGGGTAATTTCCCCACAGGCACATCCATATCAATCCCAAAATGATCGCATACGCTTTTAAGTAATGCTGGATAGTAGCTAGAGCTCACCGGTTTCCAAGGCACAATCGCATCTTCATTTAAACTAAGAGAAAAATCGGGAATCACTAATTCAATGTCTACCTCAAGCTTATGTCCTAATCCATCACATGATGTGCAAGCACCGAAAGGACTGTTAAATGAAAACATACGAGGTTCTAACTCACCAACGGAGAATCCACAATGAGGGCAGGCGTGTTTTTGGCTAAACAGTAGTTCTTCTTCACCAATGACATCAACAATAACTCGTCCATCAGCTAAATTTAGCGCTGTTTCCATAGAATCAGTAAGTCGAGCTTCAATCCCCTCTTTAATCACTATTCGGTCAATAACTAATTCAATATTATGCTTTTTGTTTTTGTCTAACGAGATATCTTCAGCTACTTCGCGCATCTCACCATTCACCCTGACGCGAACATAGCCTTGTTTTTTAATATCTTCTAATACTTTAGCATGGGTCCCTTTCCGTCCAGAGACCACGGGGGCAAGGATTTGCATTTTTGTTCGATCAGGGTACTCCTTAAGTCGATCCACCATT
The Salipaludibacillus sp. LMS25 DNA segment above includes these coding regions:
- a CDS encoding nucleoside recognition domain-containing protein, translating into MKTLKNGLKSGLLTTWKLGKIIFPVTLIVTILGHTVVMDWLTKILSPFMGWIGLTGEAAIPLVLGNVLNLYAGIGAILSMDLTVKQVFILAVMLSFSHNLFIESAVAKQVGLRISIVLIVRLGLAFMSAWLIHLFWQGGDEKAAYGFIPSSRTETIEGYGHIVLNGIESALFGIVQLAMIVIPIMMFIQIMKDLQWLAIFSKWMSPFTKLLGVKPNTATTLASGLVFGLAYGAGVMIQAVKEDGVSKKDLYLVFIFLVACHAVIEDTLIFAPLGIPLWPLLAVRLITAIMLTIAIAFVWNRIEKKTLKQEEKSAISYTQRSS
- the lgt gene encoding prolipoprotein diacylglyceryl transferase, with product MFIGTTQPLNPVAFELGPLTVYWYGLLIGLGAFIGYLIANREAKKRGMPTDMFADLLLFALPAAIIGARIYYVIFRWDHFAEDPVSMFYIWEGGLAIHGGLIGALLTAYIFARIKGLSFWKIADIAAPSIILGQAIGRWGNFMNQEVYGGEVSRSFLENLMLPDFIINQMYIQGAYHHPTFLYESLWNIAGFILLLWLRRVNLRRGELFITYAIWYSVGRFFIEAIRTDYLLIFDVLKTAQVVSIITVIGGIIILIYRRKTGLSAPRYLDDGTSSKSNKQKRRKPRKKK
- the hprK gene encoding HPr(Ser) kinase/phosphatase; amino-acid sequence: MGEVTAKDLIEEFKFKLLNDEEAVAFRPVTTSDISRPGMEMAGYFTYYPAKRIQLLGKTEMSFYDELDEEAQVDRMEGLCTYDTPAIILSRGMEAPEHLIEAADRVGVPVLSSPMTTTRLSSQLTTFLESRLAPMTAVHGVLIDIYGIGVLITGSSGVGKSETALDLVRRGHRLVADDSVEIREEHDNVLVGRAPELIKHLLEIRGLGIINVMTLFGAGSVRNFKRIGLTIDLEIWDQKKQYDRLGLDEETIRIFDTDLPKITLPVRPGRNLAVIIEVAAMNFRLKRMGINAAEQFSERLNHVIEESDREEY
- a CDS encoding phage holin family protein — translated: MGWLLQIIVNAAVLLIIAHFFQGVEVASISSAIMASVILAIVNLIVKPILVVLTLPVTVITLGLFLFVINAVTLMLTASIMGSSFVIQGFGLAIVVAIIFAILSALIHSFIVDPLTKR
- a CDS encoding PspC domain-containing protein; this encodes MKRLYRTSHDRKLAGICGGLGHYFNIDPTIVRIVLLFLIIPFNVGIILAYVIGIFVIPDEMDVA
- a CDS encoding DUF4097 domain-containing protein, which encodes MHEERKMILKMIEDGKISAEEGLQLLNALKENDKGDPTPEQPKSAKQAKGPHSETNAMDSETDPRKKQTDYYMTKDVKWDKDGYRRSQEKSSSFATKFSEFIDEAVQKIKEVDLDFNFGSAVDVHHIFQHRDASVKDVNIHIENGNITFCPWEEKDIRVECRVKVYKVRDTEEARRQFLNDVTFHYNDEKLKLESRKKTMKVNTIIYVPKKELEKITLYAFNGKIAGENVTVRSIDSRTVNGKITFNELTAESVQVETVNGAISIDHLNAKQCDVKTMNGTVTINTVKGDLEAETLNGTIHYTLLNKSDARAYIKTTTGSVNVNLPKDIKVEGELKSSVGGIKCDLPAMSVIDEKKEFASKKMSFLSNKQAESRFFIEAEVATGTISIQN
- the uvrA gene encoding excinuclease ABC subunit UvrA — protein: MALDNIIVKGARSHNLKNIDVTIPRNQLVVLTGLSGSGKSSLAFDTIYAEGQRRYVESLSAYARQFLGQMDKPDVDAIEGLSPAISIDQKTTSKNPRSTVGTVTEIYDYLRLLFARVGRPICPQHNIEISSQTVQQMVDRLKEYPDRTKMQILAPVVSGRKGTHAKVLEDIKKQGYVRVRVNGEMREVAEDISLDKNKKHNIELVIDRIVIKEGIEARLTDSMETALNLADGRVIVDVIGEEELLFSQKHACPHCGFSVGELEPRMFSFNSPFGACTSCDGLGHKLEVDIELVIPDFSLSLNEDAIVPWKPVSSSYYPALLKSVCDHFGIDMDVPVGKLPNKQLDKILHGSGREKIYFRYENEFGRVREKEIYFEGVLENISRRYHETSSDYIREQMEGYMAQKPCPTCKGNRLTKEALSVKMNNRHIGEVTNLSITEAKAFFETLNLTTKEMAIAKMILREIEERLGFLINVGLDYLSLSRAAGTLSGGEAQRIRLATQIGSSLMGVLYILDEPSIGLHQRDNHRLIKTLERMRDLGNTLIVVEHDEDTMMAADYLIDVGPGAGVHGGEICSIGTPEEVMRDPHSLTGQYLSGDKFIPLPVERRQPDGRKLQIKGAEENNLKKTNVTLPLGVLMAVTGVSGSGKSTLINDILYKSLAQKLTTAKAKPGKVNTVEGIEQLEKVVDINQSPIGRTPRSNPATYTGVFDDIRDMFAMTNEAKVRGYKKGRFSFNVKGGRCEACRGDGIIKIEMHFLPDVYVPCEECQGKRYNRETLEVTYKGKNISDVLAMTVEDSLEFFENIPRIKRKVQTLYDVGLGYMKLGQPATTLSGGEAQRVKLASQLHRRSNGKTFYILDEPTTGLHVADIDRLLKVLQRLVDNGDTVLVIEHNLDVIKTVDHIIDLGPEGGDKGGTIVAQGTPEEVAKVKGSYTGNYLKPVLERERARMAERMKEKEQAGSAS